From the genome of Sediminibacter sp. Hel_I_10:
AACTCTTCTTTATCTGTATCTGGGTTAATCCCAATAATACCTTCTTTATCAGTAGGTGCTGGTAAATATCTACAAACAGCATCTAATAAAAACTGTACCCCTTTATTTTTAAAGGCAGAACCACAAATCATAGGTATGATAGCCATATCCATAACTGCCGCTCTTAGTGCAGCGTGTACTTCTTCTTCTGTAATAGAGTCTTCATCTTCCATGAATTTCTCAAGAAGATTTTCATCGTATCCAGCTACCTCTTCAATTAATAAAGCTCTATATTTTTTAGCTTCGGCTTTCAATTCCTCTGGAATTTCAATAACATCAAAAGTTGCCCCTTGAGTATCATCATGCCAAACGATTGCTCTGTTCTTAACTAAGTCAATAATACCTTTAAAATCAACTTCGTCGCCAATGTTCAATACAATTGGCACCGCGTTAGACTTCAACATATCTTTAACTTGTTGACAAACTGCCAAAAAGTTAGACCCTTGACGGTCCATTTTATTTACAAAACCAATTCTTGGTACTTTATAATTATCGGCAAGTCTCCAGTTCGTTTCAGATTGTGGCTCAACACCATCAACTGCACTAAACAAGAATACTAAACCATCTAGTACACGTAATGAACGATTTACCTCTACAGTAAAATCTACGTGACCAGGAGTATCAATAATATTGAAATGGTAATCTTTTGTTTCTGGTAATGGCTCGGCATTTTCCATAGGAAACTTCCAAGTACAAGTTGTTGCAGCAGAAGTAATTGTAATACCTCTTTCTTGCTCTTGCTCCATCCAGTCCATTGTTGCTGCACCATCGTGAACCTCACCAATTTTGTGAGACACTCCAGTGTAGAACAAAATACGCTCTGTAGTGGTTGTTTTCCCTGCGTCAATATGCGCAGCAATCCCTATATTTCTTGTGTATTTTAAATCTCTTTGTGCCATTTCAATTAAAATCTAAAGTGTGAGAATGCTTTATTTGCTTCTGCCATTTTATGCGTATCCATACGCTTTTTAACAGCTGCGCCTTCTTCTTTAGCTGCTGCAATAATTTCAGCTGCTAATTTTTGAGGCATAGATTTTTCATTTCTTTTTCTTGAATAACTAATCAACCATTTCATAGCGGTTGATACCTTACGGTCTGGACGAATCTGCATTGGAATTTGGAACGTTGCACCACCAACACGACGACTACGTACTTCTACGTGAGGCATCACATTTGATAAAGCATCTTTCCAGATCTCTAAAGCTGTTTTTTCTTCGTCAGTGTTTTTTGAATCTACAATATCAATTGCATCATAGAATACTTTAAAAGCGACAGACTTCTTACCATCCCACATCATCATGTTCACAAAACGTGTCACCAACTGATCGTTAAAACGTGGATCCGGCAAAAGCGGTCTCTTTTTTGCTGCTCTTTTTCTCATGTCTTCTGTTTAATTTTTGCCGTTAGCTTTTGGCTATTAGCTTATTGCTTAAATTACTTCTTAGGGCGTTTTGCACCATATTTAGATCTACGTTGCGTTCTACCTGCGACACCTGCGGTATCTAAGGCACCACGAACAATGTGATATCTAACTCCTGGCAAATCTTTTACCCTTCCACCTCTAACCAATACTATCGAGTGCTCTTGTAGGTTGTGACCCTCTCCACCGATGTATGCGTTTACTTCTTTTCCGTTTGTTAAACGAACCCTTGCCACCTTTCTCATTGCTGAGTTAGGTTTTTTAGGTGTCGTTGTATAAACACGAGTACACACACCACGTCTTTGAGGACACGAATCTAAAGCAGCCGATTTACTCTTCTTGGTTATTTTGGCTCTTCCTTTTCGTACTAATTGTGAAATTGTTGGCATATATTTCTATATAAATTTTATTTAACCCTCGCTTTAGAGGGCTGCAAAGGTAGAAATAAATATCTATTTTTCAAACGTAACTCAATTAATTTTATGCACTTGAGTGAAATATTTTTAAAACAGCATATTTTAAGTTCCTAATTTGCGTTAATATTGAAGAATCTTTTTTTATTAATGACCAAGCAGCCTATTATCATATTAACGTTCATCATTTTTTGGTTTAGTCATCAAAGTGGCTACTCTCAAGACTTGAAACTCATAATACATGGTGCATCACAATTAGAAACCAAGACCATTGATTCCTTAGGCTACACCAACTCCTTTAGTGATTATCAATCCTTAAAGTCTGAAGTTTCGAACATGGGCGACCAACTTACAGGAATTGGATATATTGAAAGTCGTCTCATTTCCGTAGAAAAACAAAATGACAGCACGTTTTTAGCTGAATACCAACTGAAACAAAAATTCCATACAGTAGATATCTATAACAAGGAGATGGTGCCTTCGGAAATCTTAAAACGGATTGGCGCCAGAATAGAAACAGATCACTTCTCAATCCCAATAAGTACACTTGAAAAAAGTCTGAACACCATTAATTCTGAAATGGCAAACATGGGAGATCCTTTTTCAAAACTCCAACTCACCAACATTACCAAAAACGAAGATTTTACGCTTAATGCCTATTTGACCATTTCTCAAACAGAAAAACGGACTATTGATAAAATCATAATCAAGGGCTACGAGAAATTCCCAAAGTCCTATTTGAAGCATTATTTAAAAATTAAGACCGGTCAAGCGTTCAACCTAAAAAAAATTAGGGAAAAAACTGAAGACCTCGACAACCTACAATTTGCAAATGTGATTAGGCAACCCGAAGTGCTCTTTTCAAAAGATTCAACCTTATTATATGTATACATCGAGAAAAACAGGAGCAACACCTTTGACGGGTTTTTAGGTTTTGGAACTAATGAAACTACTAATAAGATTGAGTTTGATGGATACCTTGATTTAAACCTTACTAACAATCTCAATTATGGAGAATCGCTTCGTTTACTATATAAAAGTGATGAAAATGATCAAGTGACTTTTGACGGAAATCTCAAGATGCCCTTTTTATTTGGAACGCCTCTAGGTGTGGAGGTGAACTTAAACATCTTCAAAAAAGACTCTACTTTCCTTAATGTGTCACAACTGGCCAAACTCAACTACCAAATCAATTCTAGAAGTATGGTTGGGGTGGGAATTGACTCTGAAATTTCTACAGAGCTGCTCGATGTTTCCACATTCAATATTAACGATTATGAGTCTAAGAGCTATTTTGGGAATTTTCAATACCTCAAGCGCCAAAATAAAAATGTGTTGTTTCCAATCAATTTTCTATTTGATATGACCGCGGGATTTGGCAAAAGAACTTTTGAGGACATTGAAGACGATCAAATACAATTTCAAGTGGAAAGCTTTAAAATATTCAACCTAAATCCGCGCAATAGTATTTTTACAAGACTCACGGCACAGTATTTATCTTCAAACAGCTATTTAGAAAACGAATTGCCCAGATTTGGAGGGATCAATTCCATTCGTGGTTTTGAAGAAAACAGCCTTTTGGCGAACCTTTATGGTGTTCTCAACACGGAATATAGATACAAACTTAACAACTCCATCTATGTCCACTCTGTTATTGACGCTGCTTATTTTGAGAATATAAACACGGATCAGCGCGGAAAACTCTTCGGTTTTGGCTTTGGATTTGGGTTATTGACTCAAGCAGGCCTGTTTAAATTCAATTATACCAGCGGTAAAACAGAAAATCAAACCTTTCGGCTCTCTGACTCGAAGATCCATTTAAGTTTAACGGCTTTATTCTGAAATCTAAATAACTTGGGTTGACCTGAAAAACAATTTTTATCTACCTTTACCTCATGGAAAAAGAAACCACCATTTTCGGAATTAGAGCCGTTATTGAAGCCATTAAATCTGGCGAAAACATAGACAAAATCTTCTTGCAAAAAGGGCTTAAAGGAGAACTATTCTCTGAACTGGAGCAACTACTAAAGAAAGAACGTCTTAACACATCCCACGTTCCTATTGAAAAGCTAAACAGGCTCACAAAGAAAAACCATCAGGGTGTGGTTGCTCAAATCGCACCTATTGCTTTTTACGATTTAGACGAACTCGTCATGTCTGTTATAGAATCTGGTAAAACGCCTTTATTTCTATTGTTAGATCAATTGAGTGATGTGCGCAACTTTGGCGCTATTATTCGTACAGCAGAATGCACGGGAGTTTCAGGAATTATTATACAAAAGAAAGGTGGTGCTCCAGTTAATGGTGATACCATCAAAACAAGTGCTGGCGCCATTTTTAAAATACCGATTTGTAAGGTAGACCATATTAAGGACGCGGTATTCCATATGCAAGCTTCTGGCATAAAAGTAATAGCTGCTACAGAAAAGTCAGACGATATGCTCTACGATGTCTCTTTTAAAGAGCCTTGCGCTATCATCATGGGCTCTGAAGGCAAAGGTATCAACCCTTCGGTATTAAGTGTAGTCGATGAGAAAGCAAAATTACCTATTCTTGGTGAGATTGAATCTTTAAATGTCTCTGTAGCCTGCGGTGCATTTTTGTATGAAGCGGTAAGACAGCGTCGCTAATCTTTGTTTTCTTTAAAGGTATAATTAATGTGTAAATTATCATCTGTGGAGCTGGAGTCTTCCTCGGTTTCGGCTTCTAAATTTTCAATGAAATTGCCGTCTTTATCAAAATGTCTTAAAAAAGGATCGTTCTCCTCATTGTAAGTGGGTTCTTGCCAAACATAACGTTCTGGCTTTGCGATGGACTTTCTGAATATAATGGCGAACACCAACCCAGAGATAAGTCCGCCCAAATGGCCTTCCCAAGACATGCCCTCCTTTACGGGAAAGGCATACCATATTAGACTTCCGTAGAGAAAAATAATCATTAGTGATAAGGCCACTAAACGGTAATGCTTTGCAAACACGCCCTTAAAAAACATAAAGCTCACCAATACATAAACCAATCCACTAGCCCCAATATGATTGGCAGGTCTTCCAATGATCCAAGTGATAAGACCAGAAAGTAAAATACCGTACAGTAAAATTTTCCAAGCAATTTTTCGGTAGAAATAGAATAAAGCTACCGACAAAATAAATAAAGGAATACTATTATGGTACAGATGCTCGATATCTGAATGTATAAATGGGCTTGTAAAAATACCAATCAAACCCTCGAGCTTCTGCGGATAAACACCAAAATGCTTAATGGATGGCAAAAACCGAACTTGTGCCCAAAACACTAACCATAGTGTCAAAACAAAGCATACAGGGTAAGCAATGACGCTTGTGGAATATCTAAAATGTTGCGATTCTTGCATGCTCTAAATTTACAATCATGATAACAAATAACTCACCACTTTAGTAAGATATGAAATATTGTCACATGCCTTTTTTGTAATTTTGCGCAATGAGCACACCTTTAGCAGAACGTTTACGCCCCACAACCCTTGATGAGTATTTAAGCCAGAGCCATCTCATTGGTGAAAAAGGCATTTTAAGACAGCAGTTAGACCAAGGTGTTATTGGCTCTATGATTTTTTGGGGACCGCCAGGAACCGGAAAAACAACCTTGGCCACAATTATTGCCAATACCTCCAAGCGACCCTTTTACACCTTGAGTGCCATCAACTCTGGTGTAAAGGATATTAGAGATGTTATTGACAAAGCGAAACAGAGCGGCGGCTTATTTACCACCAAAAACCCCATTTTGTTTATTGACGAGATTCATCGATTCAGTAAATCGCAACAGGATTCTTTATTACAAGCTGTAGAAAAAGGTTGGGTCACTCTAATAGGGGCTACTACCGAAAACCCAAGTTTTGAGGTTATCCCTGCCCTACTCTCCCGTTGCCAAGTCTACACCCTAAACTCTTTTGATAAAAAAGACTTAAACGCACTTCTGGATCGTGCTATTAAAGAAGATAAAATACTTGCAGAGCTCGACATTGAATTAAAAGAAACAGAAGCCTTAATTCGGTTTTCTGGTGGCGATGGCAGAAAGCTACTCAACCTCTTTGAACTGATTGTTTCCTCTTTTCCCAAAGAGCAATCGATTATAATTACCAATGAAGCGGTTGAAAAACGCATTCAAGGCAACACCATACGCTATGATAAAACAGGCGAACAGCATTATGATATCATTTCTGCCTTTATTAAGTCTATTAGAGGCAGCGATCCTAATGCAGCTGTCTATTGGTTAGCACGAATGATTGAGGGCGGAGAAGACGTGAAATTTATTGCCAGAAGACTATTGATTTTGGCAAGTGAAGACATTGGCAATGCCAATCCTACAGCTTTAGTTATCGCCAACAATACCTTTCAAGCGGTAGCCGTTATAGGCAATCCAGAATCACGCATCATCTTGAGCCAATGTGTAACCTATTTAGCCACATCTCCTAAAAGCAACGCTGCTTATGAAGCTATCGGAAGAGCGCAGCAATTGGTAAAATCTACAGGAAATTTATCGGTACCACTATCACTAAGAAATGCGCCTACCAAATTAATGAAAGAATTAGGCTATGGTGACAATTACCGCTATGCACATAGTTATGAAAATAATTTTGTGCCCCACGAGTTTTTACCCGACGAAATTAAAAGTACCAAGCTTTACGAACCAGGTAATAATAGTAGAGAAAATGCTCAGCGCGATTTTTTAAAATCCCGTTGGAAAGATAAATATGGCTACTAATTTTCTTTGTCGAACGTAATGAAGGACTTCAGATCTGCCTTTAACCGAACAAATTGAATTAAAACTTTAAGTTGATCATTTCTTGCTTTGGTGTGCCTCCATTTGGTGTCTCGTAGATCCAGTTGCCATCTTTTTTATAAACTAAGGCGTCCTTTCCTTCAACTTTAAAAACATCTGTTAAACTTGTTTTTAATAAAAACATCACTTTTTTTGGTTCTGTATCTACCACTTGAAAACCATTTTCCATAGGCTGTGCATATAGAGCACCTTTAAAACTCACGTCTTCGTCTTTAACAGCGCTTAGCTTGACCTGATCAGCAGATTTTGATTCTGCTATAGTTTCCTTTGCTACAGCCACTTTTTCAACGGCATTCTCTTGAGATTTTTTTAAAGTCTCCACCTCTTGTTTTAAGCGTTCAATTTCCTGCTGGGCATTGGTGTTTTTAGGATCAGAAACTTTCTTGGGCTCATTATTGGCGACTGAAATTTCATTATCTACGATAGTGCCATCGGGTTGATACTCGTAGTCAAAATATTGAAAGGTTTTAAAAGCCTCTCTCAATCCGACGTTATATGCTTTTTCGTATTCCTTGATTCGGGTTTCACCTACCTCTGATTCAGCAATAATATGATCATTGCAATCCAATAGCTTGATTTGCATTTTTGTTTTTAAAAAGCCACCTTTTACTTCATCTACATTTGCAGTAAGTGCTAAACAACGATTTGCATTTAAATCAGCCGGATAATCCTCATCGCTCATAAACGCAGTATAACCGTACTTATTAAATAGAAACTTTGCTAAAGAGTTGATTTGATATTGATCTTTAGATTTCAAAAAATCAAATTTAGTGGGGATGATAATGTATTTGTAATTGTTTATGGCTTCTTGCGCCATAGTTGCAAAACAGCAACTTAAAACAAAGACAATGGTGATGCTTACTTTTTTCATGCTATGAGTTCATTAATCCTGTAAAGGTATGGATTGAAATTTAAAAATTCTTCTTGATTTTAGATGATGATCTGCTTAGAGGTAACGTTTCAAGTCGGCTAAAGTATCTACCTTTTTAATACCTTCTTTAGGATTGACTTTATGATAATTAAACAAAATAACATCTAAGCCGACATCTAAGGCCCCTAAAATATCGGCCTCATAGTTATCTCCAATCATCATACTCTCTTCAGGTTTAGCTTTTGCTAAGTCTAAAGCGTAATTAAAGATAATAGGGTTTGGTTTTTTAACACCTGCCAGTTCAGCGTTGGTGATTGTCTTAAAATAATTTGAGATTTTTGCACCGTCCATCTTTTTTTGTTGCGCCTCATCAAAACCATTGGTGATGATATGCAATTGATAGCGCTTACTCAAATCTTCCAAGAGCTCCACAGTACCCTCAAAAAGATGATTAAATGTGCTGAGATGCGTAATATAATCTTCAGATAAGGTATTGATCAATTCAGTAGAAACCTCTACGCCTACTGCGTCAAACGTATCTTTAAGCCGCTTATATCTTAAATTCTCTTTATCAATCTTCTCATCTCTATAGAGTTTCCAATAGCTGAGATTGATTGGCGCATACTGATTTATAAATTCATCATGATCAATGGCAACGCCATGTAAATCAAAAATTTTCTTGAAAGTCAATGCTGAGTTTCTATCAAAATCCCAAAGGGTATGATCTAAATCGAAGAATATGTGTTTTATGTGCTGTAATTTCATGTCGTAATTATTAACCAATGTTTGTCTCTTGTGCTCCTTTGGAAGAATCAAGTATTTGGGTAAATAGTTTTCTAAAGCCCTTCCATTGCGGCTCATTTCCGAAGGCATAATTATGAAATACCGGCATAAAGGTGCCGTTTACATTTTTAACCTCCATAATAAGACGTTGCAAAGCTTCTGTTTTATCTAACTGCGATTGGTATCTCAAAAGGGAATGATCTATACAATGAAATGAGTTGATAAGTAAAGGCGTTTGTATCTCATAATCCAGATCATAAAATAGAAATGGCGTACATGTGCCGGCCCTAAATCCCATATAGTTGAGATAACCCATTGTAAAATCTTCCTTTATTTCTAGTTCAATGAGATTTCTGTAGGAATTGGGTAAATTAATCTTTGAAAAAGAATTTCTAGTCGAGTGCAGTTCATAGTTAATGATGGCCTCCATTTTCTTCTTTTCCTTTTTCAATATAGAGCTATCATCTAGTGCAAAATAAGACACCTTTAATCCAACCGTACAGTAATCTGCTATAGATTTAATGAGCGATACAAAGCTCCTCCTATTCACGCTAATATTTTTATCGAAAGTGGAGAAATCCCCAATCAGAAAAAAAACGGTGAACTTAAACTTGTATTGTTTTTGTTTATTAATAATCCATTTGAAGGTGTCATAAGGATCTTTCTTAAAACCAAACAACACTAAAAAGCGTTGAGACAATCTTTTAAGTCTTAATTGCGACAGCTCTTTAATGGTGCCTCCCAAAACCCGCATCAACCCCTTATGCTTAATCAAATAAGCCACAGGCACATCAATCACCGGCTTTACGGAGTACGTGCGCTCTGGAAATGTAAAGTCCTCAAACTTATCTGCCAAAAGAGTTTTTAATCGGTATGCCCATATATCAACAACAGGCTGATGCAGAAAGCCTTCTTTATAAGCCAAGCTTTCGGTTGCGGTAAATCTTCCATAATCATCTTGAACATGTGGCAAATACTCTTCATAACGGCTCAATAGATAAAAGGCTGCCGCAAAAATATCATAGGGTAAGGCACTTTTATCTCCTGTGGTAAAAAAACATTTGGTACCCTCCCAATCCTGTACATTGACCTCAACGTCAGATAGCCCCTGTTCAAAAAGCAATTCATGGTTTCTAATAAAAATCTCGCTACTCAAAGGCTGTTTGGTATACGACATTTTCATACTATCATGAGCAATAAACTCTTCAATAGTGGTAGTGAAGCTTACAGGAATACCCAGAATTCTCGTGCATAAATGCTTAAAGGTAAAACGTAACCTTGGTGTGATCTTATGGGTATAAACTAAAAGCATTCTTTATATTTCTGAAACCGTTTACCATATCAAAATTGCAAAAAGCATTTGTTTTGAAAATTCGAATGCCACATGACATTTCGAATTTGGCAATCAGTGTGAGGATTAGTATTTATAAAATGGATTCGTCTGCAAAGCTAAAATACGCTTTCTCGGTAACGATGATATGATCTAGAACTTTTATATCCAAACTTTGGGCGGCCAGTTTTAGCTTTTGGGTAATATCTTTATCGGCAGTACTTGGTTTTAAAGTCCCAGAGGGATGGTTATGCACCAGAATAAGCCCTAGCGCGCCAAACTCAAGTGCTGTTTTAAGCACTAAGCGCACATCGACTAAAGTACCTGTAATCCCACCTTTACTTAATTGATTTTTCTGAATGATCTTATTGGAATTATTGAGATAAATAATCCAAAATTCTTCATGAGGCAACTCGCCAATAATAGGCTGCATGATGTCATAGACAGACTGACTTGAAGAAATCTTCTTTTTCTCGACAAAACCCTCTCCTCGACGTCTTCGCCCCAACTCCATAGCGGCAGCTATAGAAATTGCCTTCGCCTCTCCTATACCCTTAAAGGTCATAAGTTGTTTTAAGGATAGTTTACCGAGCGTATTGAGATTGTTATCGACACTGGCCAAAATTCGCTGACTCAACGCCACTGCACTTTCAAATTTATTCCCAGAGCCTAATAGAATAGCAAGCAACTCCGCATCACTAAGAACCATTTTACCCTTGTCTCTTAGCTTCTCACGCGGCCGGTCGTCCTGTGACCAATTCTTTATAGATAGCGAAACCGGTTTTTCTGTCATCTTATAAAGATATATATTGTAACTTTCTGATGCAATTAATTTAATGGATTATGGACTCCATATTTACCGAAAAAGCCAATCAAGACCTCTTGAAAAGGCTAAAAACTATTGATAAAAGCAAAACCGCGAACTGGGGCAAGATGAACGTTAGCCAGATGTTGCACCATTGCCAACACCCGATAAACATCATTCTGCAAAAAAAAGATTATGATCTTAAGCCCAATTGGATAGCGAGATTGTTATTCAAAAAAGCCATGTATAGCGATAAGCTGTGGAGAAAAAACCTTCCTACAGTGCCCTCTTTTAAAACCATGGATGATCGTGATTTTACTTCGGAAAAATTAAAACTCAAATCCTTGATCGAAGAATTACACACTCACAAAGACAGAAACGATTGGCAAGCACATCCCGTCTTTGGTACATTTACCAAAGAACAATGGGGCAAGATGCAATACAAACATCTGGATCACCATTTTAGACAATTTGGCGTATAAGCTAAAATAAACCATTAAAAACCAAAACACTTTTGTATCCACCAAAACAACATCAAGACGATAACAAGGATCATTTAATTGAAGTCATCAAAACCTATCCTCTTGCGACGCTCATTTCCGTAGCCAATAATAAGCCTTTGATTACGCATTTGCCTTTGATCTATGAGCAAGGAAAGCTTATTGGTCATATTGACAAATTTAACCCTCAAGCAGCGCATCTAGCAGACGGCAAATCCATAACCGTATTGTTTTCTGGTCCTCAGTGTTACATCTCACCAAGCATCTACAGCACCACACAGCTACCAACCTGGAACTATATTAAAGTGCATATTGAAGGCACTGTAGAAGCCATCTTAAGTAAAGCGGCACTCAAACAATCACTCATTAGCATGACGGCTTTTTTAGAAGCACCAGAGCATAAATACGTTTTGGAAGCAGATAACCCTCGGCTAGATAAAAACCTAGAGTACATTAGTATGTTTGAAATTAATATGATGAGCTGGGAGGGTAAATTTAAACTGTCTCAAGACAAAAAACCAAGCGATATAGAAAGCGCTAGAGCAGAGTTGATTCGTGCAAACCAAGAAAGCGTAAAGACGTTTTTGGAAAAAGTGTTTTAAATGGATCAACTCTAATTTTAAAAGGGAGTCTCTAATTATAAAACACCCTTGCTTCACAACTCCCCAAGGCCAAGCCTATCGTGTTATTTTTTTAAGACTTTGGTAAGTGCCTCAAAATCCAAGCCCCGTAATTACCAGAACTCATGAGCAATAGTGCCTTGTTATCAAAATCTTGTGAAAACAAAAAGGACTGGAATTCTTTTGGATTGGTATAGATGATCAAATCATCACGCTCAAAAGCATTGGCGATTTGTTCGTGCGTCACTTTATTCAACTTTTTGATTTCTACGGCGTGCGGTGAGTAAAATACCACAGCGACGTCTGCAGCATCTAAAGCGCCTTTATATTCCTTGAGAAATTCTGCATTTAAGCTGCTATAGGTGTGTAGTTCTAAACAAGCCACTAACTTTCTATCGCTATACTGTTCTTTGACAGCCTTTGTGGTGGCTTCTACTTTACTGGGCGAATGTGCAAAATCTTTATAAGCTACTGTTTTCTTTGTTTCTGCAATTTTCTCTAGACGCTTACTTGCACCCTTGAATGTGGCTATGGCTTCGTAAAAATCATCTTCATCAATGCCCATGTGCTGACAGATCCATTTGGCTCCAGCAAGATTATTGAGATTGTGATTTCCGAAGATTTCTATAGGCAAATCACCTTCTGGTGTTGACAATAATGTTTGTCCGTTCTCAACGCGGTAGTCTGGAGTACTGTAAGGCAGTTTTCTAATGGCATTTGTACTCGCTTCAACGACCCGTTTGACCCCTGGGTCTTCTTCATTGTAATTGATGCTCCCACCACTCACAATACTATCTACAAAAATTGAAAACTGCTCTACATAATTCTCATAGGTAGGAAACACGTTGATATGGTCCCAGGCAATCCCGCTAAGCAATGCGATATTTGGTTTATACAGATGAAATTTTGGACGAAGATCAATAGGGGAACTTAAATACTCATCTCCTTCCAACACAATGAAATCATTATCTTGGGTTAATTTGACCATAACATCAAATCCCTCTAGCTGAGCACCAACCATATAATCCACATCCCGATCATGGTAATGCATCACATGTAGAATCATTGAGGTAATTGTGGTCTTGCCATGGCTTCCTCCAATAACAACGCGTGTTTTATGCTTTGCCTGCTCGTAAAGAAACTCAGGATAACTATAGATTTTAAGACCTAACTCTTGTGCCTTAATTAGCTCGGGATTGTCTGCTTTGGCATGCATTCCTAAAACAACGGCCTCTAAACTGGTATTAATTTTTTCGGGGAACCATCCAAACTCTGAAGGTAAGAGGCCTTTATCGGCCAATCTCGATTTTGAAGGTTCAAAGATGGTATCATCACTACCTGTAACTTGGTAGCCTTTATTGTGAAGGGCTATGGCCAAATTGTGCATCGCAGCGCCGCCAATAGCTATAAAATGTACGTTCATAGTATCTCTCTTGTGAATTTCAAATATAGCGGTTTTTGATACGAATTCACGACTAATTTAAAAAGCTATTACCGTTTTTAAAATCAGAATGTCTAAAGATAAAATATCCTTTTAGTTGATAAGAATCTTATTAAGATTTAGAATTCTGACAGATTCTATAAATTCAAAATAGAAGTTTTTTCTTTCTGAAATGGTTCAATATCTGGAAGTTCTGAAAGCGCGAGATCAATATACTCTAAAGCTTTGCTCTTTTTGTTTTTGTATTTATTGATTTGTGCCAAACGGTAATACGCCCAAGCTTTGGGAACCCCATCTTTTGCGGAATGATTTTCAAGATACACCATTAAACAACGTTCTCCTTTTTCTAATTGGATGTTATATTCTGCACAAACTTTACCTATTTGATAGTGCATGGCATTACGCTTATGAACCTTTTCCGTTGCTTCCATGTTTAAGATCGCTTTCTCGGGCTGTTTCTCATTTTCATATAAGGTCGTCAACTTTTCGTAACAATTAAAAGACCCGCCTTCCTCAATCGCCATTTTATAATACTTTTCTGCCAACTCGGGTTCTTCGTCATATTCATAAACATAACCCTTTGCCAAATAGCCATCAACTTTGGAGATTACTTCAAGCTCATTGGCATATTTTAAAGATGTGGCCTTACTGCCACCAATAATACCAGGCAATTGCATATAAAGTTCAACTAAGGCCCAACGGGTATCGATATGCTTAGGATCTAGTTTTGCTGCTTTTAAAAAGGCTTCCTTGATGTCATCAATAAATAATAGCGCCGAAAATTTACTCA
Proteins encoded in this window:
- the rpsG gene encoding 30S ribosomal protein S7, which codes for MRKRAAKKRPLLPDPRFNDQLVTRFVNMMMWDGKKSVAFKVFYDAIDIVDSKNTDEEKTALEIWKDALSNVMPHVEVRSRRVGGATFQIPMQIRPDRKVSTAMKWLISYSRKRNEKSMPQKLAAEIIAAAKEEGAAVKKRMDTHKMAEANKAFSHFRF
- the rpsL gene encoding 30S ribosomal protein S12, producing MPTISQLVRKGRAKITKKSKSAALDSCPQRRGVCTRVYTTTPKKPNSAMRKVARVRLTNGKEVNAYIGGEGHNLQEHSIVLVRGGRVKDLPGVRYHIVRGALDTAGVAGRTQRRSKYGAKRPKK
- a CDS encoding POTRA domain-containing protein gives rise to the protein MKLIIHGASQLETKTIDSLGYTNSFSDYQSLKSEVSNMGDQLTGIGYIESRLISVEKQNDSTFLAEYQLKQKFHTVDIYNKEMVPSEILKRIGARIETDHFSIPISTLEKSLNTINSEMANMGDPFSKLQLTNITKNEDFTLNAYLTISQTEKRTIDKIIIKGYEKFPKSYLKHYLKIKTGQAFNLKKIREKTEDLDNLQFANVIRQPEVLFSKDSTLLYVYIEKNRSNTFDGFLGFGTNETTNKIEFDGYLDLNLTNNLNYGESLRLLYKSDENDQVTFDGNLKMPFLFGTPLGVEVNLNIFKKDSTFLNVSQLAKLNYQINSRSMVGVGIDSEISTELLDVSTFNINDYESKSYFGNFQYLKRQNKNVLFPINFLFDMTAGFGKRTFEDIEDDQIQFQVESFKIFNLNPRNSIFTRLTAQYLSSNSYLENELPRFGGINSIRGFEENSLLANLYGVLNTEYRYKLNNSIYVHSVIDAAYFENINTDQRGKLFGFGFGFGLLTQAGLFKFNYTSGKTENQTFRLSDSKIHLSLTALF
- the rlmB gene encoding 23S rRNA (guanosine(2251)-2'-O)-methyltransferase RlmB gives rise to the protein MEKETTIFGIRAVIEAIKSGENIDKIFLQKGLKGELFSELEQLLKKERLNTSHVPIEKLNRLTKKNHQGVVAQIAPIAFYDLDELVMSVIESGKTPLFLLLDQLSDVRNFGAIIRTAECTGVSGIIIQKKGGAPVNGDTIKTSAGAIFKIPICKVDHIKDAVFHMQASGIKVIAATEKSDDMLYDVSFKEPCAIIMGSEGKGINPSVLSVVDEKAKLPILGEIESLNVSVACGAFLYEAVRQRR
- a CDS encoding rhomboid family intramembrane serine protease, whose protein sequence is MQESQHFRYSTSVIAYPVCFVLTLWLVFWAQVRFLPSIKHFGVYPQKLEGLIGIFTSPFIHSDIEHLYHNSIPLFILSVALFYFYRKIAWKILLYGILLSGLITWIIGRPANHIGASGLVYVLVSFMFFKGVFAKHYRLVALSLMIIFLYGSLIWYAFPVKEGMSWEGHLGGLISGLVFAIIFRKSIAKPERYVWQEPTYNEENDPFLRHFDKDGNFIENLEAETEEDSSSTDDNLHINYTFKENKD
- a CDS encoding replication-associated recombination protein A produces the protein MSTPLAERLRPTTLDEYLSQSHLIGEKGILRQQLDQGVIGSMIFWGPPGTGKTTLATIIANTSKRPFYTLSAINSGVKDIRDVIDKAKQSGGLFTTKNPILFIDEIHRFSKSQQDSLLQAVEKGWVTLIGATTENPSFEVIPALLSRCQVYTLNSFDKKDLNALLDRAIKEDKILAELDIELKETEALIRFSGGDGRKLLNLFELIVSSFPKEQSIIITNEAVEKRIQGNTIRYDKTGEQHYDIISAFIKSIRGSDPNAAVYWLARMIEGGEDVKFIARRLLILASEDIGNANPTALVIANNTFQAVAVIGNPESRIILSQCVTYLATSPKSNAAYEAIGRAQQLVKSTGNLSVPLSLRNAPTKLMKELGYGDNYRYAHSYENNFVPHEFLPDEIKSTKLYEPGNNSRENAQRDFLKSRWKDKYGY